Within the Leisingera thetidis genome, the region CATGAGATCAAGAACCCGCTGGCAGGGATCACCGGCGCGGCGCAGCTTCTCAGTATGAACCTGACGGCGGACGACCTGGAGCTGACCGATCTGATCGTCAGCGAAAGCCGCCGCATCGTGAAGCTTCTGGAGCAGGTGGAGCAGTTCGGCAATCTGACGGAACCGTCCTTCCAGCCGGTGAACCTGCATGACGTGCTGGACCGGGCGCGCCGTTCCGCGCTGCTGGGGTTCGGCGCCCATATGACCATCACTGAAGAATACGATCCCTCGCTTCCGCTGGCCTGGGGCGATGCGGACCAGCTGCTGCAGGTGGTGCTGAACCTGTTGAGGAACGCCTCAGAAGCGGCTGATCGGAAAGGCGGAAACATCCACATCCGCACCTTTTATGAACATTCCTTCCGGCTGCGCCGCAGCGACGGCACCGGCAAGCTGCTGCCCTTGCAGATCGAGATCTGCGATGACGGGCCGGGGCTGCCGGAGACCATCAGGGATGACATTTTCGACCCGTTCGTGTCGGGCCGGGAGAATGGCACCGGGCTGGGCCTTGCATTGGTGAGCAAGATCCTCTCGGAGCATAATGGCTGGATCTCGGTAAGCTCGGTTCCCGGGCGCACTGTGTTCCGGCTGTCGCTGTCGCGCGTGCCGCGCGACGGAAAACCGCAGGAGAGCTGATCCATGGACGGCACCGTTCTGGTCGCTGACGACGACCGCACCATCCGCACCGTACTGACCCAGGCGCTGACCCGCGCCGGCTGCAAGGTGCATGCGACCTCTTCGCTGACCACGCTGATGCGCTGGGTGGCTGAGGGCAAGGGCGATGTCATCATCTCGGATGTGATGATGCCGGATGGCAACGGGCTGGAGATGCTGCCCAAGATCCAGGCCGACCGGCCCGGGCTGCCGGTGATCGTGATCTCGGCGCAGAACACCATCATGACGGCGATCAAGGCGGAAGAGGCCGAGGCGTATGATTACCTGCCGAAACCCTTTGACCTGCCGGAACTGATGAAGCGCACCGCCAAGGCGCTGGCGGCAAAGCGGGTGGCCCCTTCTGCGCCTCGAACGGATGCGCCGGAGCACCCGGAGGAGCTGCCGCTGATCGGCCGCAGCGAGGTGATGCAGACGCTGTACCGGCTGATCGCCCGGGTGATGAACACCGATCTGCCGCTGCTGATTACCGGCGAAAGCGGGACCGGAAAGTCGTTGATTGCCCGGGCTATACATGACTTTTCAGACCGGCGGACGTTACCTTTTGTGCAGGCGGACGCTGCGGCATTGATCGAGCTGGAAGGCCCGTCACGGCTGCTGGCGCAAGCAAAAGGGGGCACGCTGGTTATTGATGAGCTGGCCGATCTTCCGGAAGAGGCGCAGGCACGGCTGGTGCGGATGATGGATGCGCCGGGTGATCATGCGCCCCGTTTCATCGCCTCCAGTCAGAAAGACCTTGCCGTGGTCATGGAGGCCGGGGACCTGCGCCAGGATCTGTACTACCGGATCTGCGGCTCGGCGCTGCATGTGCCTGCGTTGCGGGAAAGGGTGGAGGATATTCTGCTTCTGGCGGAGCACTTCCTGATCCGGGCCGAGAATGACGGCGCACCGCACCGCGTGCTGAGCGAGGGCGCGCGCGAGGTGCTGCGCCATTTCGGCTGGCCTGGAAATGTCCGGCAGCTGGAGAACACCGTGCGGCGGCTGGCGCTGACCGCGCGCAGCGAAGACATCAGCCAGGCTGATGCCGCTTCCGTGCTGGGGCCGCAGTCCGGACCGGAACCGGCCGTGGCGGGGCTTGCCAGCGAGAAGCTTTCGGAAGCGGTCGCCCGCCACCTTCAGCGCTACTTCGACCTGCATGGCGACCTGCTGCCGCCGCCGGGGCTGTACATGCGGCTGCTGCGCGAGGTGGAGACGCCCTTGATCGAAATCGCCCTGGCGGCGACCGGCGGCAACCAGGCAAAATGCGCCGAACTTCTGGGGATAAACCGGAATACCCTGCGTAAGAAGATTACGGATCTGGATATTGAGGTGACACGCCGCCGCAAACTGATGTAATATCGCCACAGAAATGTGGCTTGGCTATGAATTTCCTAGGCTGGGCCACGAGATATGGCGGTGACTCGCAAAGAGTCGCACATCAGAATGAGGGCAGTCAGTGGCGCATAAGTCACATCTGAGGGCGGCATACGGGCCATTTGCAGCCTTTGACCGGTGGCGGAGGACCCGCCGCGCCCGCAATATCGGGACAATCGGGCTGGTGCTGCTGGGGCCGGTACTGGCGCTGGCTACTTTCCTCATTATCGGACCGTTCGGGCAGGGCGCATCCTCCAGACCGCTGCGGCTGATTCTGCTGGCGGATCTGGTTTATATCCTGACCATCGCGGCGCTGGTGATGACCCAGATCGTGCGGCTGTTTATGGCACGCCGCTCGAAATCCGCCGGATCCCGCCTGCATTTGCGGCTGATCGGGGCGTTCGGGTTTCTGGCGCTGATCCCGACCGTCATCGTTGCGGTGTTTGCGGTGCTGACGGTGAATGTGGGACTTGAGGGCTGGTTCTCGCAGCGCGTGCGGCAAGTGATCGGCAGCTCGCTGGCGGCGGCCGAGGCTTATCAGGCGCAGCAGAAAAACGATCTGACCGAAGACGCGCATGCGCTGGCGCGATACCTGGACAACAGCCGAGCCCGCAGTTTCTTTATCAACGACGCCGAGCTGCGTCTGGTTCTGGCGCAAGGCCAGCTGCAGATTCAAAGGGGTCTGCGCGAAGCCTATATCGTCGACAGCGCCGGGCTGATCCGGGCGCGCGGGGAACGTTCATACGAGTTCGATTTCGAGAAGCCGAACGACCGCCAGATCGGAGTTGCCCGCTCCGATGGATTCCTGCTGATCGAGGATTGGGACAACAGCGAATTCCGTGCCCTGGTGCAGCTGGAGGCTTTTGTCGACCGGTTCCTGTACATCAGCCGGGACGTGGACGGCGAGCTGCTGAACCTGCTCGATGACACCCAGGAAACCGCGCATCTCTACCAGCAGCTGGAAAGCGAGCGCGGCCGGGTTCTGTTTGAATTTGCGCTGCTTTACATCGGTTTTGCGGTGATCCTGATCCTGGCGGCGATGTGGCTGGGCATGTGGTTCGCCGAACGGCTGTCGCGGCCCGTCGGACGGCTGACGGTAGCGGCGCAGCGGGTTGGTTCCGGCAATCTGGACGTGCAGGTGCCGATTGATGATGGCGGCGACGAAATTTCCCAATTGGGCCAGTATTTCAACCAGATGACCCGGGAGCTTAAGGCGCAGCACGGGCGGTTGCTGGACAACACCCGGCAGATCGAACGCCGCCGCCGCCTGTTCGACTCTGTGCTGTCTTCGGTGACATCCGGGGTTGTGGGGCTGGACGCGGACGGGCGGGTGACATTCGTCAACCGTTCGGCTGAGCGGCTGCTGGACTGGCAGGAGGATCAGCAGTCGCTGGCGCTGGCGGTGGCAGTACCGGAGTTCGGGCCGCTGTTTGCCGAGCTGATCGAAACCGGTGCCGAGGTGGTGCAGGAGGAGATCAAGGTGACCCGCCAGGGCCAGCTGGAAAACCTGCTGGTGCGGATGTCTCCGCGCCGCTCCGGGGAGGGCGGGCTGGAAGGCTATGTGGTGGCCTTTGACGATGTGACCGATCTGGTCAGTGCCCAGCGGCTGGCGGCCTGGGGCGATGTGGCCCGGCGGATTGCCCATGAGATCAAGAACCCGCTGACCCCGATCCAGCTGAGTGCGGAGCGGATCAAGCGCAAGTTCGCCCCCAAGCTGGGCGAGGAGAACAGCGATCAGCTGCAATCGATGACCGATGTGATCGTGCGCCAGACCAATGATCTGCGCAGGATTGTCGATGAATTCTCGAAATTCGCCCGCATGCCGGAACCGGAGAGGCGCGAAGAAGATCTGGCCAAACTGGTGCGGGACGCAGTGATCCTGCAGCAGCAGGGCCAGCCCGGTGTCCGGATCAGGGCGGAGCTGCCGCAGGCAGCGATGCCGTCGGATCTGGACGCCACCATGATTGGCCAGGCGCTGACCAATCTGATCAAGAACGCAGGCGAAGCCATTGAAAGCCTGCAGCAAAAGAAAAACCCGCAAGGCCTGGTGCCGGAAATCCGTGTGGCGGCGGCAAAAGCGGGACACTTCTATGAAGTCCGCATCGCCGACAATGGCATCGGCCTGCCGGAAGACCGGGCACGGCTGTTCGAGCCTTATGTGACCACGCGCGATGCGGGCACCGGGCTGGGGCTGCCGATCGTCAAGAAAATCATCGAAGAGCATGGGGGCACGCTGACGCTGGAAGATGCCCCGGTGTTCG harbors:
- a CDS encoding two-component system sensor histidine kinase NtrB, translated to MMDSSALWASLPVPAFLIDAGDNIADVNAAGEGFLNTSRKALLGQPVWDTLAIDAPIEEAFARARVQGTPLFVNDIDVGSGSRAPLQCGVQIASLQGQEGVMLLMVTPRELAGRMTQTHSAKSAAASAIGMAEMLAHEIKNPLAGITGAAQLLSMNLTADDLELTDLIVSESRRIVKLLEQVEQFGNLTEPSFQPVNLHDVLDRARRSALLGFGAHMTITEEYDPSLPLAWGDADQLLQVVLNLLRNASEAADRKGGNIHIRTFYEHSFRLRRSDGTGKLLPLQIEICDDGPGLPETIRDDIFDPFVSGRENGTGLGLALVSKILSEHNGWISVSSVPGRTVFRLSLSRVPRDGKPQES
- a CDS encoding sigma-54 dependent transcriptional regulator, which translates into the protein MDGTVLVADDDRTIRTVLTQALTRAGCKVHATSSLTTLMRWVAEGKGDVIISDVMMPDGNGLEMLPKIQADRPGLPVIVISAQNTIMTAIKAEEAEAYDYLPKPFDLPELMKRTAKALAAKRVAPSAPRTDAPEHPEELPLIGRSEVMQTLYRLIARVMNTDLPLLITGESGTGKSLIARAIHDFSDRRTLPFVQADAAALIELEGPSRLLAQAKGGTLVIDELADLPEEAQARLVRMMDAPGDHAPRFIASSQKDLAVVMEAGDLRQDLYYRICGSALHVPALRERVEDILLLAEHFLIRAENDGAPHRVLSEGAREVLRHFGWPGNVRQLENTVRRLALTARSEDISQADAASVLGPQSGPEPAVAGLASEKLSEAVARHLQRYFDLHGDLLPPPGLYMRLLREVETPLIEIALAATGGNQAKCAELLGINRNTLRKKITDLDIEVTRRRKLM
- a CDS encoding sensor histidine kinase; translation: MAHKSHLRAAYGPFAAFDRWRRTRRARNIGTIGLVLLGPVLALATFLIIGPFGQGASSRPLRLILLADLVYILTIAALVMTQIVRLFMARRSKSAGSRLHLRLIGAFGFLALIPTVIVAVFAVLTVNVGLEGWFSQRVRQVIGSSLAAAEAYQAQQKNDLTEDAHALARYLDNSRARSFFINDAELRLVLAQGQLQIQRGLREAYIVDSAGLIRARGERSYEFDFEKPNDRQIGVARSDGFLLIEDWDNSEFRALVQLEAFVDRFLYISRDVDGELLNLLDDTQETAHLYQQLESERGRVLFEFALLYIGFAVILILAAMWLGMWFAERLSRPVGRLTVAAQRVGSGNLDVQVPIDDGGDEISQLGQYFNQMTRELKAQHGRLLDNTRQIERRRRLFDSVLSSVTSGVVGLDADGRVTFVNRSAERLLDWQEDQQSLALAVAVPEFGPLFAELIETGAEVVQEEIKVTRQGQLENLLVRMSPRRSGEGGLEGYVVAFDDVTDLVSAQRLAAWGDVARRIAHEIKNPLTPIQLSAERIKRKFAPKLGEENSDQLQSMTDVIVRQTNDLRRIVDEFSKFARMPEPERREEDLAKLVRDAVILQQQGQPGVRIRAELPQAAMPSDLDATMIGQALTNLIKNAGEAIESLQQKKNPQGLVPEIRVAAAKAGHFYEVRIADNGIGLPEDRARLFEPYVTTRDAGTGLGLPIVKKIIEEHGGTLTLEDAPVFEGHAHYGAMAVIRLPAANRAAAPNKSTVKAGLT